A stretch of Brassica napus cultivar Da-Ae chromosome C6, Da-Ae, whole genome shotgun sequence DNA encodes these proteins:
- the LOC106406736 gene encoding topless-related protein 2, which produces MVNIYMLLLDSKVMLRWSRNLFFSNIMPFEEKGLADEWEKVGMYLSGFNKLDDNRFSMEILFEIRTKKCQKVYEDLYKEMTQLLTRDHFREKSNCQLE; this is translated from the exons ATGgtgaatatatatatgctcTTACTGGATTCAAAG GTCATGTTACGCTGGAGCAGGAATCTGTTCTTTTCTAATATTATGCCCTTCGAAGAGAAAGGTCTTGCTGACGAGTGGGAAAAAGTTGGGATGTATCTCTCAGGGTTCAATAAGCTCGATGATAATCGATTCTCTATGGAAATTTTATTTGAGATTAGGACAAAG AAATGTCAAAAGGTTTATGAAGATCTTTACAAAGAGATGACTCAGCTTCTGACTCGAGATCATTTTAG GGAAAAGAGTAATTGTCAACTAGAGTGA